From a region of the Streptococcus ruminantium genome:
- a CDS encoding putative RNA methyltransferase — protein sequence MMKHQRFTNSDQFFACPYCRQVLGLDQNSLRCSNRHTFDIAKQGYVNLAPQVKQSANYHKSNFENRQSFLEQGYYDHLYQVLEGKIAELRLQSVLDIGCGEGFYSRKLAQKMNLDILAFDISKDSVLLAARTDSTKAVKWFVGDLTKLPIQDKTIDGILDIFSPANYQEFTRVLKEGGTVFKLVPGPNHLKELRHLAQKQLRKESYDNREIVDYFKSYMGQIEEILVSRTLPISQAHAQVLADMTPLFFQVDQSQLDLSQLKEITIEGLLLVGKIETLSSNN from the coding sequence ATGATGAAACACCAACGTTTTACAAATAGCGATCAATTTTTTGCCTGCCCATACTGTAGGCAGGTTCTTGGTCTTGATCAAAATAGCCTACGCTGTTCAAATCGACATACCTTTGATATTGCCAAACAGGGGTATGTCAACCTAGCACCTCAGGTTAAACAGTCTGCTAATTATCATAAATCTAACTTTGAAAACCGCCAATCTTTTTTGGAACAAGGATATTATGATCATCTCTATCAGGTTCTTGAAGGGAAAATAGCTGAGTTGCGCTTACAATCAGTCTTAGACATCGGCTGTGGGGAAGGATTTTATTCTCGTAAGTTGGCTCAGAAAATGAACTTGGATATTCTTGCTTTTGATATTTCTAAGGATTCCGTCTTGTTGGCAGCACGCACAGATAGTACAAAGGCAGTCAAATGGTTTGTCGGGGATTTGACCAAGTTACCTATACAAGATAAGACTATTGATGGGATTTTGGATATTTTTTCTCCCGCCAATTATCAGGAATTTACCAGAGTACTTAAAGAAGGTGGAACTGTTTTCAAACTGGTTCCGGGTCCAAACCATCTCAAGGAGCTTCGCCATTTAGCCCAAAAACAGTTACGCAAGGAGTCTTATGACAACCGTGAGATTGTGGATTATTTCAAGTCATACATGGGGCAGATTGAGGAGATTTTAGTCAGTCGCACGTTGCCAATCAGTCAAGCCCATGCTCAAGTGTTGGCAGATATGACGCCACTCTTTTTTCAAGTGGATCAGTCCCAGCTAGATCTCAGCCAGT